The Triticum urartu cultivar G1812 chromosome 6, Tu2.1, whole genome shotgun sequence genome includes the window CCCAGCGGTCTTGGCCCGGCCGGCCTTCAATCATCGATGAGGACGATGCCGCCGCTTTTGCGCGAGTTGCTGGTCTGCCGCCATGCAATGCATGTGACGTGCCTGGGGAGCCCGAGCGAGCGAGAGAATGCTCTGCTCTCCCAACCGCAGGCAGGCAGAAAGTATGCGCCCGTTGTCTCTTTGCGTTTTCTTCAGTGGTGCACTCTAGTTCGAATCCTGCGGGGAGAGAATTTCTGGTCCTCATTCGGATGAGCTTCTTCTATAAAAATATGTTTTGAATGCCAGTGTTCATAGATCTTTTTTTTTTACTTTGCGTTTCCTTCTGGACTTCCGGTCAAGAGGATTATTGCATGACCAGCAGCAAATTGGAATCGTACGATGATCCACCCGCATTTTAAAAAAAATTCGTGCGATGATCAACCCTAGTCCCACTGTCAGTTTGTAAGGGGTGCCACGAACTGTACAGGAACCATTCCCAGATCATCGAGTTGGGTACATCCGTGCATGTGGTCGGACGGATCTGATCGAACATGGCAAGAAAGTATCTCCAAGACGAATATACTCCTACTAGCCAGCCTTCGTTACcaatggtgcatgctggcagatGCTGCGCGGACAACTCGACAGGTTTATATTTGATACATACACCTTGCAAACATGCCACATGCGTGAGACACACCACACATACACTTTTGGCCGGTGGCCACACTTTGCAACATCACTGTCACTCACACACTCACACACAGACACAACCTCACCTGCATGCGGACAACTCTGTACTGCTCTTCCCAGACAACCGTGCATGATGCATGTACCCTGTAACCACCGCATGCGTCAGTCGTAGGCGGCGCTGAAGAAGGCCTTGGCGGTGCAGGCGGCGAGGATCTGGAGGACGCCGGCGTTGGAGCGGGCGACGCAGCGCGGCGACTTGAACTGGCTCACGGGGGCGCCCAGGGAGAGGTAGTGGCGGAGCACCCGGTGGAACGTCCCCCGCTGCAGCACCCGCAGCTCCAGCGGGCCGATGGCGCGGGACCGCCGCGACCCGACGTAGCCGGGGTCCGCGAAGGCGCGGTCCAGCTCGTCGCAGCACCCCTGCAGAACGTCGGCGctggcgtcggcggcggcggcgttgaGCTCGACGAAGACCACGTAGTGGCCCGGGTCCGACGACATGTCCGCGTGGCTGGTGTAGTCCACCACCTCCAGCTTCTCGGCGGCGAGGaacttggcggcggcggcgtccacgGCCAGCTGCAGGTCCTGCTCGCTGTTCTTGTCGATGTTGATGGACAGCGCCAGGTTCCGGCGGCACACGAACTTGAGCTTGGGCGTCGCGTTGTGGAACCCGGCCACCCGCACCACGTCGCCCAGCCTGTACCGGTACAGCCCTGCCAAGATACGCATTTCGCCTTCAGAATCACTACATCTCTATCACTGACTGTGGAACTTTTCTTGCGATTTTCTGACAGAGGAAACAAACATAGTATCCATCGAAGCAAGTGCGTACTACAAATTCATGATAAAATGATGGGCCAGCATGAGACAAACAAGCAATGATGCAAGCAGAATTCTCCTATTTGTGACACTGGCCCGGACCCTATAGTTAGTTGTGGTCACGGATTGGACACGTACCGGCAACATGTGGGTGCGTGCCCACCTGTGCTGTGTGTTGCACCGGTTCTTATCCAGTTATCATCTGGCAGGGCACATCATTTCCTGTAGGTTGATGTGGCGCCCATGCTCGACCTCATCCAGGTGAGGCGACGCGACGACAAATCCTACTGTTAACTGACGTAGTACTGAAAACTAACACAACACTAGGATAAATTTTCCGGGGTAGATCGATAGGGAGGTTGGGAGTGTACGTGGCTTCAGATGACGGAAGAGTTTTTGTTGTCTTTGATCTTAGGTTTTGTTTGACAGTTGCAGGCGTTGCACTCACATGTGAATGCGTGTATATGACCTGCCGCCTGCCGGCCTGGTCAAAGTTAAATTTTTGTTAACCTGCTCCGGAGATTGAATACTACATGGATTCCAAGCTACTCCATGGATGGAGTAGCTGCTAGTTATAGGGATCAAGAATGTCGCCTCCTACCTctctagaagaagaagaaacggTGGCTAGGGTTTTCACGTAAGTGCCGCTGGTACCCCTCGCCTTCAGGTGCCTTCCAACACCAGAGAGGTGGGGAAAACCCTGGTTTGAAGTTAGCAGTGTTTGGGCCGTCCTAGCTTGGGCTAGGCTTCAGTTTGGGTGTTTAGGTCAGTGGCGAGCAATGACATCATCGACAGTGTGGAATACGATCTATGTGTCTTGTCGTCGTTCTGGCGATGCTGATTGGCATTGGGAGACGGTGCATCAAAGCTTGAGTTAGGGCTAGATCTTGGGTTTCATTTGGCCTACGTTTCTTCCAGGGGATCTTGAACGCGTTATTTGCTGGAGAGGAGGTTGACGGTTCATGGTTTCGTCTTTTGCCTTCTTTGTTCGGTGCTGCATGACAATTTCAACTTCGTCGAAAACCATAGTGAGATAAGGCCTCCTCAATTCTGTCTGGCCAGATCTGGGATGATTATCCAACCCCctttgccttcttcttctccgggACGACAGTTTGATTCTCAACTTGCTATCACCAGCTTCTCCTGGCTCTGACCGACGACTTCCCCCACCACATTGACAATGTTACCCCGGCACCACGGGCGTTCTAGAGATGCAAAGGTGTCATCGAGCTTTGCTCATGGCGCGTTACCGACGAATGCAAGAGGAAGGTGGCATCGATATATCAAAGGACATATATTTCATCTTATGCCTTAGTAAGGATAGTCTTATAAAGGTTGGGCAATTTTAACATATGACCTTGCCTTCTCGCGGGCAAGAATGATGAACAGGAGCAAAGGGACAGACCGCCATGCCTCGCATATATACTATTACCGGTCCACCGGTTCAACACCTAATCTATGGATATTTTTCACATAAACTCCAACGTGTTAGATTTTGACGCATTTTGATTCATTaacctccatcccataatataataCGTTTTTGCAAGCTATCCACACGCCACACTTTCTAGGCTTGCTTCTCTTTGTATGGAACTTGCATCAATGATGGGCGGGAGTAAGATTTATATTGGAACATCGAGTGCTAAGTCGTGTCTTGGCCAGGGCTACATGTTTGGTCTTTGGAAAAACAACGAGCACTTGATGCTTGGTTTTTTGGCTCCATGTGTTGAACGATCATGTTCATTCCAGACCATGCTGAAAAGTCCTCGGACTCTCATCACCTTTTTGTATTTTCCCGGCGAAAAGGACTTGCATCAGCCGTGTCGATTAACGTACTAGTCAACAAAGTTAATGTATGCTCGACGGTGTAACTTTCATACAGATCACCGATCACAAGCTACTATATACGTGACAGTAACGCCACAACTAATACCCACCGTAGCCGCCATTTTCTGCTTCGTGGAGCATGGTGACAGCGCAGTAGCACTGTGTTCGACTTTGGTTCACAAGGTCAGAGGAGAGAATCCATGTCGCTCCAAGAATGCTCGCCAATATACGTCGCAACCAAACGGGGTCTAGTTCATCGGGCGGCTTATTTGGAGACCAAATTGACCCACTAGACTGGCTAGATAACCGGGCAGAAAATGTTGGCGTCGTACGTCCACCTCAAAATCTCTGTGCGTTTCGACGGGAATCCATCGACAGGCGACCGTCTTATCTACCTAAAAGCTAGCCATTTGGACAGTGGAGGCTCCACTTGATTAAGTTAAGACCTCAGTGAAGGACTCATCACCCAGCACAAGCACAAGGGTTTGGAACCGGAGGGCGACAGGCCAAGTCAATGCCCCCCTTGCCAAGTCAAGTCAGATGGAAGAACCTTGGCGGGTTCATGCATGGACTCACTCCATGGAGCGTACGTAAAAGAGGCAAGGGTGCATGCGGCGTACCTGCGAATGTGGTCATGACGACCTCGTAGTGCTCGCCGGCGACGACGTCCGTCAGGCCGACGGGCTCCGATTCGCCGTAGCAGGCGTCGGGGCCGGGGGCGGCCGCGCAGCCGGGCCGGAGGGGGATGAACTCGAAGTAGCCGATGTCGGGGAGCACGGTGAAGGTGGCGGACTCGGGCGGCGCCGCGGGCTCCACGTTGGCGCCGATCCACCCCTCGGACGCGCCGTACTCGGCGGCGACCAGCGGCAGCCCGCCCGCGTAGTGCCGGAGCTTCTTCACGTAGTGCTCCATGGAGCCCGTCATGATGCCGTACACGTACTTGGCGTTGGGCCACAGCGCCGGGATCACCCCGTACCAGTTGCTCAGGCCGGCGCACCTGCGCGCCACGGCGTCGGCGAGCTCCGGGTTCGGCCCGGCGAGGAGCGCCGACACGGCCTGCCGGACGGCCGGCGAGGTGACGCGGGTCGGCGAGAGGGCGCCGCGGCGGATGTCGGCGCAGAGCTCCTCCCACACCCGCTCGAAGGTCTGGAAGGCGAGCACGACGCTGTGCGCGAAGGTGGCCGACACCATCTGCACCTCGCCGGCGGCGAGCAGGCCGCAGAGGAGGTGGCAGTAGAGCGACTGCGCGAAGTCGGCGCCGAAGATCACCTCGTCGGGGCTGCAGCACTGCGACTGCACCGCGCGCATCGTCGCCTTGAACTCCTCGCTGCGGTACACGTTGGTGGTCGCCGTGGTGGCCGTCAGCCCGCCCTTGGTCGTGAACTGCCGGCTGCTGTAGATGAACTGCAGCGCCTTGCCGTCCTCCACGGGGAACTCCCTGCCGTTAAGCAGTCACCATACATACCTCATTAATGGAGATCACCAGCCGAAAAACCTTCACTGAAACTAGAACGAAAGTGACGAGCCGACGGTACAAGTGAAGGAACAAAAGGAGGTTGCAGTCGTACGTTAGGCTTGTTGCATCGATCATGGATTTAATTCTAATAACAGGTTATTCTACGATTGATTACTCCATTCCAACTCACAGATCGATCGCTACTGTTGGTTCGCGTGATGTACAAATTGAGAACGGCCGAATTATGGCGGAGGACGACTCCCCGGATCGAGGCCGGGCACCAGAAGCAAGAAATTTAACTTTAAGCGAACGAAATCTGGGCTGGATTTGCTCTCTACCTGTTCCTGAAGGCGTACGAGGTCCGGTATATCTGCATGGTGGACTTGACGAGCTCCTCGTTGAACAGCAGGTACTTGCGCTTCCCCTGCGTCGTGCCGGAGCTGCACGTCGTACATCACCATGATCAGTCCTTGAGGAGAGCTAAAAGAGGAGCTATACGCTAGGATAGGAGCCTTGATGATTAGCAAGTGGCCAACCTTAGGGAGATGGAGGTGACGGGCTTGCCGGTGAGGACGGGCGTGGCGTCGCCGTCGACGATGCGCTCAATGTAGGGCTCGAGGTCGGCGTGCGTGGCGAGCGGCACGCATTGCTTGAAGCTGGCGGCGTCGGTGCGGCCGGCGAGGCCCAGCCCCCGCAGGTACTCGGTGTCGCCGTTCTCGGCGAGGATCCGCCGCAGCGTCTCCCGCTGCACAATGGCGGCGTCCCGCGTCAGCCGCTCGAACTCGGCGATCACCTTCTCGCCGCTGAACTCGCCGGCCTTCTTCTCCAACATCCTGCCGCTGCTTGCAGAATCGAGTCACCGCCGATGCAGTGATGCTAGTCCACTCTCCACACCGGTCGGGCTCCGAACCTGCTGCCACGAGACGCtgcaacaacaggaagaagagCCGAAACCAAGTCAGAAACATGGGGGGGTGGGGTTAGTTGGTTCGACTGTTGAAGAAGAGGAGGTGACGTCGGCGATGAGATTTTGTGTCCAACATCGCTCGTGTCCTCTTTTGGATAAAAAGCTCGAGCAGGACAAAATTAACAGCACGACTTTTCTTTGCCTCTTCGACCAAACACCAAGGGGGCAAACGAGAGGAGAGGATCGTGAGAGGAGAGCACCGGGAACAGTGGCCACAGGCCTGTGTGCCCCTCGCTGTCCGTGAGGCAGGCCTCCAGCTCTGCTTGCTAAACTAGTTCGGTCCAGGGACAAAGATCCAACGATCATCTCTATCCTTCCGTTTCTTTTATCCCTCTCTCACGCAGAATGATGGGGAGTCTACGCCGCGGAGACGAGCTCCCGGGAAGGAGCCAAGGGCAGAGCAGAGCAAAAGGACGACGCAAGAGACAAAGAACAGCTGGGGAACccgagaaagaaaagaaaagaggagCGCGCGGCCACGAGCCGGAGCCCGCCCACTCACCTCGGGGTGTCCGCCGCGGGGCCGGGAAGACGACGGCGGCCGCGGCAACGGACGAAGCACGGCGCGGCAGGGAACGAGGCGCCTCTCCGTCCTTCTGCGCCGCCGCTCGAACACCTAGGCGCGAAGACGCACAGGGGGCAGCGCGCGGTGCGGAGTGGAGAGTACGGTGAGGCGAGGAGTGAGGAGACGACGAGCGCGGGCGCATATATACACGCGCGGTTTTATCTGTGTGCGAAAGGGTACTGGTAGTAATACGGGAACAGACGATCTTTTTTGCCATGGGTTGTTGTTGATGGGACACGATGACGGCCTTTTCATCTTGCTGTGGCACGACACGATCGGGCTGCAGTAATACGGCGGAAAGCTTGCTATCCAGTTTTATCCATGGCTGCAAATGGGT containing:
- the LOC125513260 gene encoding jasmonoyl--L-amino acid synthetase GH3.3-like, with protein sequence MLEKKAGEFSGEKVIAEFERLTRDAAIVQRETLRRILAENGDTEYLRGLGLAGRTDAASFKQCVPLATHADLEPYIERIVDGDATPVLTGKPVTSISLSSGTTQGKRKYLLFNEELVKSTMQIYRTSYAFRNREFPVEDGKALQFIYSSRQFTTKGGLTATTATTNVYRSEEFKATMRAVQSQCCSPDEVIFGADFAQSLYCHLLCGLLAAGEVQMVSATFAHSVVLAFQTFERVWEELCADIRRGALSPTRVTSPAVRQAVSALLAGPNPELADAVARRCAGLSNWYGVIPALWPNAKYVYGIMTGSMEHYVKKLRHYAGGLPLVAAEYGASEGWIGANVEPAAPPESATFTVLPDIGYFEFIPLRPGCAAAPGPDACYGESEPVGLTDVVAGEHYEVVMTTFAGLYRYRLGDVVRVAGFHNATPKLKFVCRRNLALSINIDKNSEQDLQLAVDAAAAKFLAAEKLEVVDYTSHADMSSDPGHYVVFVELNAAAADASADVLQGCCDELDRAFADPGYVGSRRSRAIGPLELRVLQRGTFHRVLRHYLSLGAPVSQFKSPRCVARSNAGVLQILAACTAKAFFSAAYD